The Polyangiaceae bacterium genome includes a region encoding these proteins:
- a CDS encoding sigma-54-dependent Fis family transcriptional regulator, producing MKVLVVDDQEPVRIALSLLFELHGLGVIAVASAADALRAVREADVGVVVQDMNFSLNTTSGDEGIALFREIHALDADLPVVLMTAWTSLETAVKLVKEGAADYVAKPWDDTKLVVTVQNLLRLRAARQENTRLRHQADRQRTALSQRYDLCGLVYQSAGMQTAVSLATQVARADVPVLITGPNGSGKEKLAEIVHANSSRRGQPLLKVNVGALPDTLLEAELFGAEAGAYTGAQKARTGVFEAAHGGTLFLDEIGTLSLAGQAKLLRVLQNGELQRLGSSTTRKVDVRVISATNTDMVRAIAAGSFREDLYFRLNVIEVRVPPLCERSEDIRLLAEHFVRLHHDAKDGRPLPVLSEDALAALEAHDFPGNVRELENRVKRALLVRSSDLLRAVDLDLGGGRSSETPAPPSAERDPLSEAERQVIETALVAARGVVSKAAAELGLSRQALYRRMERLGIELERKPRA from the coding sequence ATGAAGGTCCTCGTCGTCGACGACCAGGAGCCAGTTCGCATCGCGCTCTCGCTCCTGTTCGAGCTCCACGGGCTCGGCGTGATCGCCGTGGCGTCAGCCGCGGACGCGCTCCGTGCGGTGCGCGAGGCGGACGTGGGAGTGGTCGTTCAGGACATGAACTTCTCGCTGAACACCACCAGCGGCGACGAGGGCATCGCGCTGTTCCGGGAGATCCACGCTCTCGACGCGGATCTGCCCGTCGTGCTGATGACGGCGTGGACCTCGCTGGAGACCGCCGTGAAGCTGGTCAAGGAGGGCGCTGCCGACTACGTCGCCAAGCCTTGGGACGACACCAAGCTGGTCGTGACCGTTCAGAACCTGCTTCGGCTGCGCGCCGCGCGGCAGGAGAACACCAGGCTCAGGCACCAGGCCGATCGACAGCGTACCGCGCTCTCGCAGCGCTACGACCTGTGCGGGCTCGTGTACCAGAGCGCGGGCATGCAGACGGCCGTCTCGCTCGCGACTCAGGTCGCGCGCGCCGACGTGCCGGTGCTGATCACCGGACCCAACGGCTCCGGCAAGGAGAAGCTCGCCGAGATCGTCCACGCCAACTCGTCCCGCCGCGGGCAGCCGCTCCTGAAGGTCAACGTCGGCGCGCTGCCTGACACGCTGCTCGAGGCCGAGCTGTTCGGCGCGGAAGCGGGCGCCTACACCGGTGCCCAGAAGGCGCGCACGGGCGTGTTCGAGGCGGCGCACGGCGGCACGCTGTTCCTGGACGAGATCGGCACGCTCTCGCTGGCCGGGCAAGCCAAGCTGCTCCGGGTGCTCCAGAACGGCGAGCTCCAGCGTCTGGGCAGCAGCACCACTCGCAAGGTGGACGTGCGCGTGATCAGCGCCACCAACACCGACATGGTCCGCGCCATCGCAGCCGGCAGCTTCCGCGAGGATCTGTACTTTCGCCTGAACGTAATCGAGGTGAGAGTGCCGCCGCTGTGCGAGCGCAGCGAGGACATCCGCCTGCTCGCGGAGCACTTCGTGCGGCTGCACCACGATGCCAAGGACGGACGCCCGCTGCCGGTGCTGAGCGAAGACGCTCTCGCGGCGCTGGAGGCCCACGATTTTCCCGGCAACGTCCGGGAGCTGGAGAATCGCGTGAAGCGCGCGCTCCTGGTGCGTAGCTCCGACCTGCTCCGCGCCGTGGATCTGGACCTCGGCGGTGGCAGGAGCAGCGAAACCCCGGCGCCCCCGAGCGCCGAGCGCGATCCGCTCTCCGAGGCGGAGCGTCAGGTCATCGAAACGGCGCTCGTGGCCGCCAGGGGCGTGGTCTCCAAGGCAGCGGCCGAGCTCGGGCTCAGCCGGCAGGCGCTCTACCGGCGCATGGAGCGACTGGGCATCGAGCTGGAGCGAAAGCCGAGAGCCTAG
- a CDS encoding efflux RND transporter periplasmic adaptor subunit → MTRERPIALALLLSAVACARAEAAPSAGESPEAVAVTTTLVTEQSFAKTTLLSGSLLANQRAEIAADTAGKVLKTYVERGDVVAKGALLARLDSRENAMHAAEASAAAEAALTQEQHQKLECQRSEKLLAQKVISRAEYDRQKASCDSSAAATRAAKARAARAGKEVGDSSIRAPFAGIVVERSVAAGELVVPGRRIAVLVQRDPLRVELAVPEAAVTKIGKGQAVWFSVAPLPAERFRAEVRYVGPVLDQKSRNLIVEALVESDDARLLPGMFATARLPVGEQRWASIPATAVTGRSESPRVFVVQNGKLQERLVQLGERDGDRVAVLKGLARGERIVAAPVPGLADGTRVE, encoded by the coding sequence ATGACGAGAGAACGTCCCATCGCCCTGGCCCTCTTGCTCAGCGCCGTGGCCTGCGCCCGGGCCGAGGCGGCCCCCTCCGCCGGGGAGAGCCCAGAGGCCGTGGCCGTCACCACCACCCTGGTGACCGAGCAGAGCTTCGCCAAGACCACGCTCCTGTCTGGCTCGCTGCTCGCGAACCAGCGCGCCGAGATCGCCGCCGATACCGCGGGCAAGGTGCTGAAGACCTACGTCGAGCGCGGCGACGTCGTGGCCAAGGGTGCGCTGCTCGCCAGGCTCGACTCGCGCGAGAACGCGATGCACGCGGCGGAGGCCAGCGCCGCCGCCGAGGCCGCCCTCACCCAAGAGCAGCACCAGAAGCTCGAGTGTCAGCGCTCCGAGAAGCTCCTGGCGCAGAAGGTGATCAGCCGGGCCGAATACGATCGGCAGAAAGCCAGTTGCGACTCGAGCGCGGCGGCCACGCGGGCCGCCAAGGCGCGGGCCGCGCGCGCCGGAAAGGAGGTGGGCGACTCCAGCATCCGGGCGCCGTTCGCCGGCATCGTCGTGGAGCGCTCGGTCGCGGCCGGCGAGCTCGTGGTCCCCGGCAGGCGCATCGCCGTGCTGGTGCAGCGCGATCCGCTGCGGGTGGAGCTGGCGGTGCCGGAGGCCGCGGTGACCAAGATCGGAAAGGGACAGGCCGTCTGGTTCAGCGTCGCGCCGCTTCCGGCCGAGCGCTTTCGAGCCGAGGTGCGCTACGTGGGCCCCGTCCTCGATCAGAAGAGCCGAAACCTGATCGTCGAGGCCCTCGTCGAGAGCGATGACGCGCGGCTCTTGCCCGGCATGTTCGCCACGGCGCGCTTGCCGGTGGGCGAGCAGCGCTGGGCGAGCATCCCGGCCACGGCGGTGACCGGCAGGAGCGAAAGCCCCCGGGTGTTCGTGGTGCAGAACGGGAAGCTCCAGGAACGCTTGGTGCAACTCGGGGAGCGCGACGGGGATCGGGTGGCAGTGCTGAAGGGCCTCGCGCGGGGCGAGCGCATCGTGGCGGCGCCGGTCCCGGGCCTGGCGGACGGCACGCGGGTCGAGTGA